A genome region from Solirubrobacter pauli includes the following:
- a CDS encoding sialidase family protein: MRKHALILITLALAGCGSSSSSAEEDLPPEPTADAALEVGSLATRPGDGELLIGSTSGTYRLPKGAKAPTELEPSLSAPGKGEGPLLDLVLRYTGPTTLLASGHSKGGTLPLNVGLVSSPDDGKTWQAVSGIGEIDYHDLEIIDARNVLALRTDDPNSVQVSTDGGKTFESRAAPAAAATTDITVNPDNPKQWAAGTEQGTWVSSNEGNSWRQRDTTPKARVSWAGPGKLYSAGLDGKIRLSADDGKTFNEVGGSIGSGPKDFLATPDGTLYAYLTGGKLRTSADGGKTWSDLASLR; the protein is encoded by the coding sequence TTGAGAAAACACGCCCTCATCCTCATCACGCTCGCACTCGCGGGCTGCGGAAGCTCCTCCTCGTCGGCCGAGGAGGACCTCCCGCCGGAGCCGACCGCGGACGCCGCGCTGGAGGTCGGCTCCCTGGCGACCCGGCCCGGCGACGGCGAGCTGCTGATCGGCTCGACCAGCGGCACCTACCGGCTCCCGAAGGGCGCGAAGGCGCCCACGGAGCTCGAGCCGTCGCTGTCGGCGCCGGGCAAGGGTGAGGGCCCGCTGCTCGACCTGGTGCTCCGCTACACGGGCCCGACCACGCTGCTGGCGTCCGGCCACTCCAAGGGTGGGACGCTGCCGCTGAACGTCGGGCTCGTGAGCTCACCCGATGACGGCAAGACGTGGCAGGCGGTGTCGGGCATCGGCGAGATCGACTACCACGACCTCGAGATCATCGACGCCCGGAACGTCCTCGCGCTGCGCACGGACGACCCCAACTCCGTCCAGGTGTCGACCGACGGCGGGAAGACGTTCGAGAGCCGCGCCGCGCCGGCCGCGGCCGCGACGACGGACATCACGGTCAACCCCGACAACCCGAAGCAGTGGGCGGCGGGCACCGAGCAGGGCACGTGGGTGTCGTCCAACGAGGGCAACTCCTGGCGCCAGCGGGACACGACGCCGAAGGCCCGCGTCTCCTGGGCCGGGCCGGGCAAGCTCTACAGCGCCGGGCTGGACGGGAAGATCCGCCTCTCGGCCGACGACGGCAAGACCTTCAACGAGGTCGGCGGCTCGATCGGCAGCGGCCCGAAGGACTTCCTCGCGACGCCCGACGGCACGCTCTACGCCTACCTCACGGGCGGCAAGCTGCGCACGTCGGCGGACGGCGGCAAGACCTGGTCGGACCTCGCCTCGTTGCGGTGA
- a CDS encoding VanZ family protein: protein MFKEVPVLPVVVPLAAVVFAALLWHLRRRDRLSAPRAVVAFALCVYVAGVVANTVFPIFLDMPSSGHVPWNAHLELVPLAGYEAADAVMNILVFVPLGVLVALVVGSTPWWRVLAVAAALSLAIEVTQLVTAHLLGGGHIADVNDLLFNVVGAALGVGLLLLLSRLPGAGPVIDRFRWRRPSTQP, encoded by the coding sequence GTGTTCAAGGAAGTCCCGGTGCTGCCGGTGGTGGTCCCGCTGGCCGCGGTGGTCTTCGCGGCGTTGCTGTGGCACCTGCGCCGTCGCGACCGGCTCTCGGCGCCGCGCGCCGTGGTGGCGTTCGCGCTCTGCGTGTACGTCGCCGGGGTGGTCGCGAACACGGTGTTCCCGATCTTCCTGGACATGCCTTCCAGCGGCCACGTTCCGTGGAACGCGCATCTCGAGCTCGTGCCGTTGGCGGGCTACGAGGCCGCCGACGCGGTCATGAACATCCTCGTCTTCGTGCCGCTCGGCGTGCTCGTCGCGCTCGTCGTGGGCAGCACGCCATGGTGGCGGGTGCTCGCCGTCGCCGCGGCGCTCAGCCTGGCGATCGAGGTGACCCAGCTCGTCACCGCGCACCTGCTGGGCGGCGGCCACATCGCGGACGTGAACGACCTCCTCTTCAACGTCGTCGGCGCCGCGCTCGGCGTGGGGCTGCTGCTTCTGCTCTCGCGGCTCCCGGGCGCCGGTCCCGTCATCGACCGGTTCCGCTGGCGGAGGCCGTCGACTCAGCCGTGA
- a CDS encoding M20 family metallopeptidase, whose amino-acid sequence MAEGEPGALDATEQALVARIAQRRDEIVALACELIAFDTTSRSGIEAPARDEAALQRTLASRLERAGAEIDLWEPAPEDVADHPLSVPGIAFAGRPQLAATLRGSGGGASLLLNGHIDVVPARREEGWTADPFDPQVSGGRIVGRGACDMKGGIASMVVAAEALAELGELRGDVIVCTNTDEESSGVGGLACARRGVRADYAIVPEPSSLHVWPACRGTVYCTIEIAGRAGHAEQEHPHWRDGGAVNAIEKGRFLLDGVDRLRAEWRSRADLRHPLLDPPDIVPTRFVGDAGWHVTIPDRAEIDLSVLILPAQADARGWTSDAQAEVEDFLQRWCATDSWLAEHPPTFRWYTEVNPSETPTDAASVQALLAANRALGLPTELGGLGSWYDGATFALEASTPALMYGPRAIDWAHTVDEYVPVDDLVACAQGIAIAGWRLCR is encoded by the coding sequence ATGGCCGAGGGGGAACCGGGCGCGCTGGACGCGACCGAGCAGGCGTTGGTCGCCCGCATCGCGCAGCGGCGGGACGAGATCGTCGCGCTCGCGTGCGAGCTGATCGCCTTTGACACGACAAGCCGGTCCGGGATCGAGGCGCCGGCACGCGACGAGGCGGCGCTGCAACGGACGCTGGCCTCGCGCCTGGAGCGCGCGGGCGCCGAGATCGACCTGTGGGAGCCGGCGCCCGAGGACGTGGCGGACCATCCGCTGAGCGTCCCGGGGATCGCCTTCGCGGGGCGTCCGCAGCTCGCGGCGACGCTGCGCGGGAGCGGCGGCGGTGCCTCGCTCCTGCTCAACGGGCACATCGACGTCGTACCCGCGCGGCGTGAGGAGGGCTGGACGGCCGACCCGTTCGATCCACAGGTCTCCGGCGGCCGGATCGTCGGGCGCGGCGCGTGCGACATGAAGGGCGGCATCGCGTCGATGGTCGTGGCCGCGGAGGCGCTGGCCGAGCTGGGCGAGCTGCGCGGCGACGTCATCGTCTGCACGAACACGGACGAGGAGTCCAGCGGGGTCGGCGGGCTCGCGTGCGCGCGCCGCGGCGTGCGCGCCGACTACGCGATCGTCCCGGAGCCGAGCTCGCTGCACGTGTGGCCGGCCTGCCGCGGGACGGTCTACTGCACGATCGAGATCGCCGGGCGCGCGGGGCACGCCGAGCAGGAGCACCCGCACTGGCGCGACGGCGGCGCCGTCAACGCGATCGAGAAGGGGCGCTTCCTGCTCGACGGCGTCGACCGGCTGCGGGCGGAGTGGCGCTCGCGGGCCGACCTGCGCCATCCGCTGCTCGACCCGCCGGACATCGTCCCGACGCGCTTCGTCGGCGACGCCGGCTGGCACGTGACGATCCCCGACCGGGCCGAGATCGACCTGTCCGTGCTGATCCTGCCCGCGCAGGCCGACGCGCGGGGCTGGACGTCGGACGCGCAGGCCGAGGTCGAGGACTTCCTCCAGCGCTGGTGCGCGACGGACTCGTGGCTGGCCGAGCACCCGCCGACCTTCCGCTGGTATACGGAGGTCAACCCGTCCGAGACGCCGACCGACGCGGCGAGCGTGCAGGCGCTGCTCGCGGCCAACCGGGCGCTCGGGCTGCCGACCGAGCTGGGCGGGCTCGGCTCCTGGTACGACGGCGCGACGTTCGCGCTGGAGGCCTCCACGCCCGCGCTGATGTACGGCCCGCGCGCGATCGACTGGGCGCACACGGTCGACGAGTACGTGCCGGTCGACGACCTGGTCGCCTGCGCGCAGGGGATCGCGATCGCGGGGTGGCGGCTGTGCCGGTGA
- a CDS encoding DUF2510 domain-containing protein, protein MSDGGFFADSDGGSPAAGWYTDPGGSGGERYWDGTRWTDQTRVEGGAQTAAPTSAFGDPLPPYGQQSPGFQPPPASFQPVPQTHVSAKSPALAIVLTILWLGAGHFYAGRSDTTAILLAVGNAVLWVLFLFCFVGILGWIPLVIWAAIDARRSALDFNRRHGVSTPT, encoded by the coding sequence ATGAGCGACGGTGGCTTCTTTGCGGACAGCGACGGCGGGAGCCCGGCCGCGGGCTGGTACACGGACCCGGGCGGGTCAGGCGGAGAGCGGTACTGGGACGGCACGCGCTGGACCGACCAGACGCGGGTCGAGGGCGGTGCTCAGACCGCCGCGCCGACATCCGCCTTCGGCGACCCGCTGCCGCCGTACGGCCAGCAGTCGCCCGGCTTCCAGCCGCCGCCCGCGTCGTTCCAGCCGGTGCCGCAGACCCACGTCTCGGCCAAGTCGCCGGCGCTCGCGATCGTGCTGACGATCCTGTGGCTCGGCGCCGGGCACTTCTACGCCGGCCGCAGCGACACGACCGCGATCCTGCTGGCGGTCGGCAACGCCGTGCTGTGGGTGCTGTTCCTGTTCTGCTTCGTCGGCATCCTCGGCTGGATCCCGCTCGTGATCTGGGCGGCCATCGACGCGCGCCGGTCGGCGCTCGACTTCAACCGCCGCCACGGCGTGTCGACGCCTACCTGA
- a CDS encoding serine hydrolase domain-containing protein yields MLDDWQIGPRNRWAYVHVGEVVETTMVTRGDGPVTELARAEAPLALELPPYTDGFALVRDGVLLHEAYGGEMGETSRHLSQSVAKSVLGLTTLLVGVDPQAPVTDFVPEVAGSGYDGATVRHLLDMTAAVDFVEDYEHFVRYDAVCGWHDPIDGAPGSILEFLPTIGKADWAHGTRFHYASPNTDLLGLVVQRAARKPLASVIADVLWSAIGAERDAELAVDPRGTAVISGGFCATLRDYARLGIFVAERDMNLGTQPIQDPTVPVSAQGYANQWWRRDGAICARGIHGQLVAVNPDARTVLTILSSWPTAVDAKLDAGQRVLVRKLTR; encoded by the coding sequence GTGCTCGACGACTGGCAGATCGGCCCCCGCAACCGCTGGGCCTACGTGCACGTCGGCGAGGTCGTCGAGACCACCATGGTCACGCGCGGCGACGGTCCGGTCACCGAGCTGGCGCGCGCCGAGGCGCCGCTCGCGCTCGAGTTGCCGCCGTACACGGACGGGTTCGCGCTGGTGCGCGACGGCGTGCTCCTCCACGAGGCGTACGGCGGCGAGATGGGGGAGACGTCACGGCACCTCTCGCAGTCGGTGGCCAAGTCGGTGCTCGGCCTCACGACGCTGCTCGTCGGCGTCGATCCGCAGGCTCCGGTGACCGACTTCGTGCCCGAGGTCGCGGGCAGCGGGTACGACGGCGCGACCGTCCGGCACCTGCTCGACATGACCGCCGCCGTCGACTTCGTGGAGGACTACGAGCACTTCGTCCGCTACGACGCGGTCTGCGGGTGGCACGACCCGATCGACGGCGCGCCCGGCTCGATCCTCGAGTTCCTGCCGACGATCGGCAAGGCGGACTGGGCGCATGGGACCCGCTTCCACTACGCCAGCCCGAACACGGATCTGCTCGGGCTCGTGGTGCAGCGAGCGGCGCGCAAGCCCCTCGCGTCCGTGATCGCCGACGTGCTGTGGAGCGCGATCGGCGCCGAGCGCGACGCCGAGCTGGCGGTCGACCCGCGCGGTACCGCCGTGATCAGCGGCGGCTTCTGCGCCACGCTGCGCGACTACGCACGGCTCGGGATCTTCGTCGCCGAGCGGGACATGAACCTCGGCACGCAGCCGATTCAGGACCCGACCGTCCCCGTGAGCGCGCAGGGCTACGCGAACCAGTGGTGGCGCCGCGACGGCGCGATCTGCGCACGCGGCATCCACGGCCAGCTCGTCGCCGTCAACCCGGACGCGAGGACCGTGCTCACGATCCTCTCGTCCTGGCCGACGGCGGTCGACGCCAAGCTGGACGCCGGTCAGCGCGTGCTGGTCCGCAAGCTCACGCGGTAG
- a CDS encoding LacI family DNA-binding transcriptional regulator yields MKDVAAMAGVSLSTVSRVVNGQGVDADLTAKVQRAVELLGYRHNHAAGSLRRSSGLSSTIGLIGEDIGDPFFAAFHRGAEQVARERSVVTFAASSDGNPEYEREIIETMLGRRVDGLLLIPTGKDHSYLRRDVATGTGLVFVNRPPKTIDTDCVITDHRGGARQAVAHLRAHGHERIAFVGPGPDEGFAAAERLAGYREGMDGLEEDIVVHGDLEPLLAGDEAPTAVFSAQNLVTVEVMRTLFRLGLDRVVAHVGFDDIPLRGAIAPPVTMVAHDAADLGQTAAELLFSRLDGFNGRAREVVRRPVLIERGTGELQPVS; encoded by the coding sequence ATGAAAGACGTGGCCGCCATGGCCGGCGTGAGCCTCAGCACGGTCTCGCGCGTCGTCAACGGCCAGGGCGTGGACGCCGACCTGACGGCGAAGGTGCAGCGCGCCGTCGAGCTGCTCGGCTACCGCCACAACCACGCGGCGGGGTCGTTGCGGCGGTCGAGCGGGCTGTCCTCCACGATCGGCCTGATCGGCGAGGACATCGGCGATCCGTTCTTCGCCGCCTTCCATCGCGGCGCCGAGCAGGTCGCGCGCGAGCGCTCGGTGGTGACCTTCGCGGCCAGCTCCGACGGCAACCCGGAGTACGAGCGCGAGATCATCGAGACGATGCTCGGGCGCCGCGTGGACGGGCTGTTGCTGATCCCGACCGGCAAGGACCACTCCTACCTGCGGCGCGACGTCGCGACGGGGACGGGGCTCGTGTTCGTCAACCGCCCGCCGAAGACGATCGACACGGACTGCGTCATCACGGATCATCGCGGCGGCGCGCGCCAGGCGGTCGCGCACCTGCGCGCGCACGGGCACGAGCGGATCGCGTTCGTCGGGCCCGGGCCGGACGAGGGCTTCGCGGCGGCCGAGCGGCTCGCCGGCTACCGCGAGGGCATGGACGGGCTCGAGGAGGACATCGTCGTCCACGGCGACCTGGAGCCGCTGCTCGCCGGCGACGAGGCGCCGACCGCGGTCTTCTCCGCGCAGAACCTCGTCACGGTCGAGGTCATGCGCACGCTCTTCCGGCTGGGCCTGGACCGTGTCGTGGCGCACGTCGGCTTCGACGACATCCCGCTGCGCGGCGCGATCGCCCCGCCGGTGACGATGGTCGCGCACGACGCGGCCGACCTCGGGCAGACCGCGGCCGAGCTGCTGTTCTCGCGCCTGGACGGCTTCAACGGGCGCGCGCGTGAAGTCGTGCGCCGGCCGGTCCTGATCGAGCGTGGCACCGGCGAGCTTCAGCCGGTCTCGTAG
- a CDS encoding FKBP-type peptidyl-prolyl cis-trans isomerase → MRWLGLVAASTVLVAAPAAAAERIPEREAFKLPSIDRCVNKNKLTLTLREQPWQAVTVTVDGKRVASSTDRRIPLAELPAKRFKLRISGRTTDGRTAVAKRTYHPCAPGRPNTVVPDGAPPSKLVKRDIVRGTGARARSGATLVVHYEGVGWISKKIFDSSWTRGSTFSFPLGAGQVIEGWDQGLVGMRVGGRRELIIPPALAYGDDGVPPEIAPRETITFTVDLIEIRPKG, encoded by the coding sequence ATGAGATGGCTCGGGCTGGTCGCGGCATCCACCGTTCTCGTCGCAGCCCCGGCGGCCGCGGCCGAGCGGATCCCGGAGCGGGAGGCGTTCAAGCTCCCGTCGATCGATCGGTGCGTGAACAAGAACAAGCTGACGCTGACCCTGCGCGAGCAGCCGTGGCAGGCCGTCACGGTCACGGTCGACGGCAAGCGGGTGGCGAGCTCCACGGACCGCCGGATCCCCCTGGCCGAGCTCCCCGCGAAGCGCTTCAAGCTGCGGATCTCCGGCCGCACGACGGACGGGCGCACCGCCGTGGCGAAGCGCACGTACCACCCGTGCGCGCCCGGCCGACCGAACACGGTGGTTCCGGACGGCGCGCCCCCGTCCAAGCTCGTCAAGCGCGACATCGTCCGGGGGACCGGCGCGCGCGCCCGGTCCGGAGCGACGCTGGTCGTGCACTACGAGGGCGTCGGCTGGATCAGCAAGAAGATCTTCGACTCGAGCTGGACGCGGGGCTCGACGTTCTCGTTCCCGCTCGGTGCCGGGCAGGTCATCGAAGGCTGGGATCAAGGGCTCGTCGGGATGCGGGTCGGCGGCCGCCGTGAGCTGATCATCCCGCCCGCGCTCGCGTACGGGGACGACGGCGTGCCGCCGGAGATCGCGCCTCGCGAGACGATCACGTTCACCGTCGACCTGATCGAGATCAGGCCCAAGGGCTAG
- a CDS encoding MarR family winged helix-turn-helix transcriptional regulator encodes MPDLPPSLDPTQLGAYFALIEVTSLLRHAVEQQLREVGDLSYVQFQLLATLGDASAGSARMTDLADGVVYSRSALTYQAGLLEKAGLVTRAPSADDERSTTVTITDAGRDRLAAVFPGHIEIVQRLLFEPLSPDDVQALSDLLGPVRDHMRAIPPRSAAPRRKRT; translated from the coding sequence ATGCCCGACTTGCCGCCGTCCCTCGACCCCACCCAGCTCGGGGCGTACTTCGCCCTGATCGAGGTGACGAGCCTGCTGCGTCACGCGGTCGAGCAGCAGCTGCGCGAGGTCGGCGACCTCAGCTACGTCCAGTTCCAGCTGCTCGCCACGCTCGGCGACGCGTCGGCGGGCAGCGCGCGGATGACCGACCTCGCCGACGGCGTGGTGTACAGCCGCAGCGCCCTGACCTACCAGGCCGGCCTGCTGGAGAAGGCCGGCCTGGTCACGCGCGCTCCGTCCGCCGACGACGAGCGCAGCACCACCGTCACCATCACCGACGCGGGTCGCGACCGCCTCGCCGCCGTCTTCCCGGGCCACATCGAGATCGTCCAGCGGCTGCTCTTCGAGCCGCTCAGCCCTGACGACGTGCAGGCGCTCTCCGACCTCCTCGGGCCCGTGCGCGACCACATGCGCGCGATCCCGCCACGGTCGGCGGCGCCGCGGCGCAAGCGCACGTAG
- a CDS encoding APC family permease, giving the protein MSTVMGSQQETHFKRVLGLPALVFFGLAYMVPLTVWTTYGLVTTETKGHLPLAYTVTTIAMLLTAYSYGRMVVVHPIAGSAYSYASRSFGRPVGFMVGWALLLDYVFLPMINYLVIGIYMNDYFPSTPEWMWVVLAVILVTGLNILGIKLLANANLIFVAVQFVFIAVFAAMAIGKITGDVEVQSWTAPFYDSDTELGLVFAGAAILALSFLGFDAVSTLSEETENPRTKIPRAIILCALVGGLVYIFQSYLGHLAFPDWQSFTDVDSASADVMKFIGDDFLNSFFTAAYVAGAFACAMASQASVSRILFAMGRDGSLPRPIFFRLHPRFRTPVTGNLLVGLFGLTALFISLATVSSMISFGALAAFSFVNLSVIKTYLIDREDRSGAAIFKFGVIPFLGFAFTIYLWTKLSGIAFEVGLAWLAVGFIYLLVLTRGFRKAPPAMYTGEEDENEVATA; this is encoded by the coding sequence ATGAGCACGGTCATGGGTTCGCAGCAGGAGACGCACTTCAAGCGCGTGCTCGGGCTGCCCGCCCTCGTCTTCTTCGGGCTGGCGTACATGGTCCCGCTCACGGTCTGGACCACGTACGGGCTCGTGACCACCGAGACGAAGGGCCACCTCCCGCTCGCCTACACGGTCACGACGATCGCGATGCTGCTGACCGCGTACTCGTACGGGCGCATGGTCGTGGTGCACCCGATCGCCGGGTCGGCCTACAGCTACGCGTCGCGCTCGTTCGGGCGCCCCGTCGGCTTCATGGTCGGGTGGGCGCTGCTGCTCGACTACGTCTTCCTGCCGATGATCAACTACCTGGTCATCGGGATCTACATGAACGACTACTTCCCGAGCACGCCCGAGTGGATGTGGGTCGTGCTCGCGGTGATCCTCGTGACCGGGCTCAACATCCTCGGCATCAAGCTGCTCGCCAACGCGAACCTGATCTTCGTCGCCGTGCAGTTCGTCTTCATCGCCGTCTTCGCGGCGATGGCGATCGGCAAGATCACCGGCGACGTGGAGGTGCAGTCCTGGACGGCGCCGTTCTACGACTCTGACACCGAGCTCGGGCTCGTGTTCGCCGGCGCGGCGATCCTCGCGCTGTCCTTCCTCGGCTTCGACGCGGTGTCGACGCTGTCGGAGGAGACGGAGAACCCGCGCACGAAGATCCCGCGCGCGATCATCCTGTGTGCGCTCGTCGGCGGCCTCGTCTACATCTTCCAGTCCTACCTCGGGCACCTCGCGTTCCCGGACTGGCAGTCGTTCACCGACGTGGACTCGGCGAGCGCCGACGTCATGAAGTTCATCGGCGACGACTTCCTGAACTCGTTCTTCACGGCCGCGTACGTGGCCGGCGCGTTCGCCTGCGCGATGGCGTCGCAGGCGAGCGTGTCGCGGATCCTGTTCGCGATGGGCCGTGACGGCTCGCTCCCACGGCCGATCTTCTTCCGCCTGCACCCGCGCTTCCGCACGCCCGTCACCGGCAACCTGCTGGTCGGCCTGTTCGGGCTGACCGCGCTGTTCATCAGCCTCGCGACGGTGTCCTCGATGATCTCGTTCGGCGCGCTCGCGGCGTTCTCGTTCGTGAACCTGTCGGTGATCAAGACGTACCTGATCGACCGCGAGGACCGCTCGGGCGCGGCCATCTTCAAGTTCGGCGTGATCCCGTTCCTCGGGTTCGCGTTCACGATCTACCTGTGGACGAAGCTGAGCGGGATCGCGTTCGAGGTCGGCCTCGCCTGGCTCGCCGTCGGCTTCATCTACCTGCTCGTGCTCACGCGCGGCTTCCGGAAGGCGCCGCCGGCGATGTACACGGGCGAGGAGGACGAGAACGAGGTCGCTACCGCGTGA
- a CDS encoding alcohol dehydrogenase catalytic domain-containing protein has product MKAAVLRAPGAAIEIASVELDAPRAGEVEVRIAAAGVCHSDLHVVRGEWDVPMPVVLGHEGSGVVTRLGEGVTDLEVGDHVILSWMPQCGHCRQCRLGRPWQCEVVANVVAAKGTLLDGTSRWGDGFHHYLGVSSWAERVVVPRSGAIKIRRDVPLDVVAIVGCAVATGVGAVRNTAGVPPEATVGVIGCGGVGLSVIQGARLAGASRIVACDLNPAKLEVAVQLGATETVEDARALEDLDYVFDAIGRIETTEAAIDALALGGAAVIVGLPPTGRTARFDPLALAEANQRILGSNYGSIDPQRDVPWIVDLYKAEMLDLDTMISGRRPLEEAAEALEDLAAGRTLRTLLTMDGGVA; this is encoded by the coding sequence GTGAAGGCGGCGGTGCTGCGGGCGCCGGGCGCGGCGATCGAGATCGCGTCGGTCGAGCTGGACGCGCCGCGGGCCGGGGAGGTCGAGGTGCGGATCGCCGCGGCGGGCGTGTGCCACTCCGACCTGCACGTGGTGCGCGGCGAGTGGGACGTGCCGATGCCGGTCGTGCTCGGGCACGAGGGCTCCGGCGTCGTCACGCGGCTGGGCGAAGGCGTGACCGACCTCGAGGTCGGCGACCACGTGATCCTCTCCTGGATGCCGCAGTGCGGGCACTGCCGCCAGTGCCGGCTGGGCCGGCCGTGGCAGTGCGAGGTCGTGGCGAACGTGGTGGCGGCCAAGGGCACGCTGCTCGACGGCACCTCGCGCTGGGGTGACGGCTTCCACCACTACCTGGGCGTGTCGTCGTGGGCCGAGCGGGTGGTCGTGCCGCGGTCGGGTGCGATCAAGATCCGGCGTGACGTCCCGCTGGACGTGGTCGCGATCGTCGGCTGCGCGGTGGCCACCGGCGTGGGCGCCGTGCGCAACACGGCGGGTGTGCCGCCGGAGGCGACCGTCGGCGTGATCGGCTGCGGCGGCGTCGGGCTGTCGGTGATCCAGGGCGCGCGCCTGGCGGGCGCGTCGCGGATCGTCGCGTGCGACCTGAACCCGGCCAAGCTCGAGGTGGCGGTGCAGCTCGGCGCCACGGAGACCGTCGAGGACGCGCGGGCGCTCGAGGACCTCGACTACGTGTTCGACGCGATCGGGCGGATCGAGACCACCGAGGCCGCGATCGACGCGCTCGCGCTCGGCGGCGCGGCGGTGATCGTCGGGCTGCCGCCGACCGGGAGGACCGCGCGCTTCGACCCGCTCGCGCTGGCCGAGGCCAACCAGCGGATCCTCGGCTCCAACTACGGGTCGATCGACCCCCAGCGCGACGTCCCGTGGATCGTCGACCTCTACAAGGCCGAGATGCTCGACCTGGACACGATGATCTCCGGGCGCCGGCCGCTCGAGGAGGCCGCCGAGGCGCTCGAGGACCTCGCGGCCGGAAGGACGTTGCGCACGTTGCTGACGATGGATGGAGGCGTGGCATGA